In one window of Bizionia sp. M204 DNA:
- a CDS encoding DUF5689 domain-containing protein: protein MKTNKFLTLVLTVVASLAIVSCVQDDDYTIPTSLGDEENARLNTLLANGTEISIADAKSRYSSDPNNDGDTTDAMPYIEEVENIYIKGYVSSSDKSGNFFKEFFLQDSPTNPTTAIKIVINQVDLYNQFNFGREVYVSLKGLYIGEERIGTGIIAVGGETETTRFGTNITSIGENRARTHIFRSPVTEDITPLNVNFTDINSTHVGILVQVDGVEFADNLAGERYFDPMNDFDTKRRLQACTGFTYSTFQLETSSFANFKNELLPLGNGSITAVVNKTFDGGSTILALNGLEGVNFDGPRCELLDQNDFTVVFEENFDGGLNGWDVINTAGTKEWYAASFGGVSYVRGTAFQSGSGVTMVSWLISPAFDFDAQDDEQMILEIADAFSDAGEEPLKAYYSNDYVAGTDPSTANWTEVGANQIEGLPINGNFYDNIYDETGFIDLSAATGTGFIAFVYDSEDGAISSTRDLGKVKILAAQ from the coding sequence ATGAAAACAAATAAATTTTTAACCCTAGTATTAACAGTAGTTGCTAGTTTAGCTATTGTATCTTGTGTTCAAGATGACGATTACACCATTCCTACAAGTTTAGGTGATGAAGAAAATGCACGATTAAATACCTTATTGGCTAATGGAACAGAAATTTCTATAGCAGATGCGAAATCTAGATATTCATCGGACCCAAATAATGATGGTGATACTACGGATGCTATGCCGTATATAGAAGAAGTTGAAAATATATATATTAAAGGATATGTATCGTCTTCTGATAAGTCTGGAAATTTCTTTAAAGAATTTTTTCTTCAAGATAGTCCAACAAATCCAACAACGGCAATTAAAATTGTTATAAACCAAGTAGATTTATACAATCAGTTTAATTTTGGACGTGAGGTTTATGTAAGCCTAAAAGGTTTATATATTGGTGAAGAACGTATTGGAACGGGTATTATAGCAGTTGGTGGTGAAACAGAAACTACGCGTTTTGGAACAAACATTACAAGCATTGGTGAAAATCGCGCAAGAACACACATATTCAGGTCACCTGTTACAGAAGATATTACCCCTTTGAATGTAAATTTTACAGATATTAATAGCACGCATGTTGGTATATTGGTACAAGTAGATGGTGTAGAGTTTGCCGATAATTTAGCTGGAGAACGCTATTTTGACCCAATGAACGATTTTGATACAAAAAGAAGATTACAAGCTTGTACAGGCTTTACCTATTCAACATTTCAATTAGAAACAAGTAGTTTTGCCAATTTTAAAAATGAATTATTACCTCTAGGTAACGGTTCTATAACTGCTGTTGTGAATAAAACTTTTGATGGTGGTTCTACTATTTTAGCCTTAAACGGATTAGAAGGTGTAAATTTTGATGGTCCAAGATGCGAGTTGTTGGATCAAAATGATTTTACAGTTGTTTTTGAAGAAAATTTTGATGGAGGTTTAAACGGCTGGGATGTTATTAATACAGCGGGAACTAAAGAATGGTATGCTGCATCCTTCGGTGGCGTTTCATATGTGAGAGGTACAGCTTTTCAAAGTGGTAGTGGCGTAACTATGGTTAGTTGGTTAATATCACCAGCTTTTGATTTTGACGCTCAAGATGACGAACAAATGATATTAGAAATTGCAGATGCATTTAGTGATGCTGGAGAAGAACCTCTAAAAGCATATTACTCTAACGATTATGTGGCAGGAACTGATCCTTCTACAGCTAATTGGACGGAAGTAGGCGCTAATCAAATTGAAGGTCTTCCAATTAATGGTAACTTTTACGACAATATATACGATGAGACTGGTTTTATTGACCTTTCTGCAGCTACTGGAACTGGTTTTATTGCCTTTGTTTATGATAGTGAAGATGGAGCTATATCTTCAACTAGAGATTTAGGAAAAGTTAAAATACTAGCTGCTCAATAA
- a CDS encoding endonuclease/exonuclease/phosphatase family protein, with amino-acid sequence MKKLKVWITIVLVCVAITAKAQDGKKFKIHTVAFYNLENLFDTINDPNKNDEASPIMEMKVNTSDIYKKKVSNMARVLADIGTDTAKNSPVIIGVSEVENQDVLEDVVNDPQLISKDYGIVHYDSPDRRGIDVGLLYQKKFFTPINTSNHELIIYDDSRERVYTRDQLLVSGKLEGEMIHIIVNHWPSRSGGEARSRPKRVAAAGLSKKIIDSLQTLDPYAKIILMGDLNDDPTNESVKKVLGAKSDKEDVELKGIYNPFEKLFKMGVGSNAYRDSWSLFDQVLITQPFLEKDYSSLRFYQAHVFNKNYLVNKRGKYKGYPLRSFADGGFTDGFSDHFPAFIYLIKEVK; translated from the coding sequence ATGAAAAAACTCAAAGTTTGGATCACTATAGTTCTTGTATGCGTTGCTATAACTGCAAAGGCTCAAGATGGGAAAAAATTTAAAATTCATACGGTAGCCTTTTATAATCTAGAAAATTTATTTGACACCATTAATGATCCTAATAAAAATGATGAGGCTAGCCCCATTATGGAAATGAAGGTTAACACAAGTGACATTTATAAAAAGAAAGTATCTAACATGGCACGTGTACTAGCTGATATTGGTACAGATACTGCAAAAAATTCACCTGTTATTATTGGTGTTTCGGAGGTTGAAAATCAAGATGTTTTAGAGGATGTGGTTAATGATCCACAACTTATTTCTAAAGATTATGGCATTGTGCATTATGACTCACCAGATCGTCGTGGCATTGATGTTGGTTTATTATATCAGAAGAAGTTTTTCACGCCTATTAACACCAGTAACCATGAGTTAATTATTTATGATGATTCTCGCGAACGTGTTTATACAAGAGATCAACTTTTAGTAAGTGGAAAATTAGAAGGTGAAATGATTCATATTATTGTTAATCACTGGCCATCTAGAAGTGGTGGTGAGGCCAGAAGTAGACCAAAACGTGTTGCAGCTGCTGGATTGAGCAAAAAAATAATTGACTCGCTACAAACACTAGATCCGTATGCTAAAATTATACTAATGGGCGATTTAAATGACGATCCAACAAATGAGAGTGTAAAGAAGGTTTTAGGAGCCAAAAGCGACAAGGAGGATGTTGAGCTTAAAGGTATTTACAACCCTTTTGAAAAGCTGTTTAAAATGGGTGTAGGATCTAATGCGTATAGAGACAGCTGGAGTTTATTTGACCAAGTATTAATAACACAACCTTTTTTAGAAAAAGACTACAGTTCTTTACGTTTTTATCAGGCACATGTGTTCAATAAAAACTATTTAGTAAACAAGAGAGGTAAGTATAAAGGTTATCCTTTACGAAGTTTTGCCGATGGTGGTTTTACTGATGGCTTTAGTGATCACTTTCCAGCTTTTATATATTTAATTAAGGAAGTGAAGTAA
- the pgi gene encoding glucose-6-phosphate isomerase has translation MALSKTNPTTTKAWQNLREHFSETKNLKMTDLFANDDSRADTFSIEWDDFLVDFSKNRITEETLDLLLKLAKETHLQDAIESQFSGKSINETEDRAVLHTALRAPENATVLVNGVNIIPQIYQAKKQIQSFTNQVINGEVTGFTGRPFTDVVNIGIGGSDLGPAMVVEALQFYKNQLTTHFVSNVDGDHVNEMIQKLNPETTLFVIVSKSFTTQETLSNANTIREWFLKYAPEHSIAKHFVAVSANGKGVQEFGIRPDNIFPMWDWVGGRFSLWSAVGLSISLSVGFDNFDKLLQGAHKMDDHFKTAPFKENIPIVLALISIWYNNFFNAESEAVIPYTQYLNQFATYLQQAVMESNGKSVDRNGQPLNYQTGTIIWGEPGTNSQHAFFQLIHQGTKLIPADFIGFAESLHENKDHQDKLISNFIAQTEALMKGKTAADVLAEYEKQGKSLGNIQSLVPFKVFKGNNPTNTIFIKKLTPESLGKLIGLYEHKIFVQGIVWNIYSYDQFGVEFGKQLATNILQDIKNNTFANHDASSAKILKYYLKK, from the coding sequence ATGGCATTATCGAAAACGAATCCAACAACTACCAAGGCTTGGCAAAATCTTCGTGAGCATTTTTCAGAAACGAAAAACCTGAAAATGACAGATTTATTTGCTAATGATGATAGTCGGGCGGATACGTTTTCAATTGAATGGGATGATTTTTTGGTTGATTTTTCAAAAAATAGAATCACTGAAGAAACGTTAGATTTACTTCTAAAACTAGCCAAAGAAACGCATTTACAAGACGCTATTGAAAGTCAGTTTTCCGGTAAAAGCATTAATGAAACGGAAGATCGTGCTGTTTTGCACACTGCTTTAAGAGCGCCAGAAAATGCAACCGTTTTAGTAAATGGTGTTAATATTATTCCTCAAATATATCAAGCTAAGAAGCAAATACAATCGTTTACTAATCAAGTAATAAATGGTGAAGTTACGGGGTTTACGGGTAGGCCCTTTACGGATGTGGTAAACATTGGTATTGGCGGTTCAGATTTGGGGCCTGCTATGGTTGTTGAAGCTTTACAGTTCTACAAAAACCAATTAACGACGCATTTTGTTAGTAATGTAGATGGCGATCATGTTAATGAAATGATTCAAAAGCTGAACCCAGAAACCACGCTTTTCGTTATTGTTTCTAAAAGCTTTACAACACAAGAAACGCTTTCTAATGCTAACACTATTCGGGAATGGTTTTTAAAGTACGCTCCAGAACATTCCATAGCAAAACACTTTGTTGCTGTTTCTGCAAATGGTAAAGGTGTTCAAGAGTTTGGCATTCGCCCTGATAATATTTTTCCGATGTGGGATTGGGTTGGTGGCCGGTTTTCGTTGTGGAGCGCCGTGGGATTATCAATAAGTTTATCAGTAGGTTTTGATAATTTTGATAAGCTATTACAAGGCGCACATAAAATGGATGATCATTTTAAAACCGCACCTTTTAAGGAAAATATTCCAATTGTTTTAGCATTAATAAGTATATGGTACAACAATTTTTTTAATGCCGAAAGTGAGGCTGTTATTCCCTATACACAATATCTAAATCAGTTTGCTACCTATTTGCAGCAAGCTGTTATGGAAAGTAATGGGAAATCTGTTGATAGAAATGGACAGCCTTTAAATTACCAGACAGGAACGATAATCTGGGGAGAACCAGGAACGAACTCGCAACACGCCTTTTTTCAATTAATTCATCAAGGCACCAAACTAATTCCAGCCGATTTTATTGGCTTTGCGGAATCCCTTCATGAGAATAAAGATCATCAGGATAAATTGATTTCCAATTTCATAGCTCAAACAGAAGCATTAATGAAAGGGAAAACGGCAGCAGATGTTCTTGCGGAATATGAAAAGCAAGGCAAATCTTTAGGAAATATACAATCTTTGGTTCCATTTAAAGTATTTAAAGGGAATAATCCTACGAATACCATCTTCATAAAAAAGCTGACACCAGAGAGTTTAGGGAAGCTTATTGGTCTTTACGAACATAAAATATTTGTTCAAGGCATTGTTTGGAATATTTATAGTTATGATCAGTTTGGCGTGGAGTTCGGCAAGCAATTAGCTACAAATATTTTACAGGACATAAAAAATAACACTTTTGCCAATCATGATGCCTCCTCTGCCAAAATATTGAAGTATTATCTGAAAAAATAG
- a CDS encoding endonuclease, translating into MEKSPRLPHTFTIAFYNTENLFDIYNDRSRHDRDYLPNSERRWTKKRYQNKLNKIGLAISKIGLAETGNLPSIIGLAEVENGKVIRDLLDTTHLKNSPYDYVHFNSKDERGMDVAFIYNTTKFTVTHSEIYAIQFERPEGGDDFTRDILLVTGMLQGETISVLVNHWSSRREGTQLSEVKRLQASEKVSEIIKDIQTKQADAKIIIMGDFNDDPHCKSITQLIENNNLFNPMNTLRSYNRGSLVHHRKWHLFDQIMFTMPFFESRANHLEFESANIFDAFFLKEYKGRYKGTPFRTYAGEKHKGGYSDHFPVYMMLKK; encoded by the coding sequence CACACACTTTTACCATAGCTTTTTACAATACCGAAAACTTATTTGATATTTATAACGACCGTAGCAGACACGATCGGGATTATTTACCAAATTCCGAAAGACGTTGGACCAAAAAACGCTATCAAAACAAGCTTAATAAAATTGGCTTGGCTATATCCAAAATTGGCCTTGCTGAAACTGGAAATTTACCCAGTATTATTGGTTTAGCCGAAGTGGAAAACGGTAAAGTGATTCGGGATTTATTGGATACAACACATTTAAAAAATTCGCCTTATGATTATGTTCATTTTAATTCCAAAGATGAGCGTGGAATGGATGTCGCGTTTATTTATAATACAACGAAATTTACAGTGACCCACTCTGAAATTTATGCCATCCAATTTGAAAGACCTGAAGGTGGTGACGATTTTACTCGAGATATTCTTTTAGTAACTGGAATGCTGCAAGGCGAAACGATTTCGGTATTGGTAAACCACTGGTCGTCCAGACGTGAAGGCACACAACTATCTGAAGTGAAACGTTTACAAGCTTCCGAGAAAGTTAGCGAGATTATTAAAGATATTCAAACGAAACAAGCGGATGCAAAAATTATTATTATGGGCGATTTCAATGATGATCCACATTGTAAAAGCATCACGCAACTCATAGAAAATAACAATTTATTCAACCCAATGAATACCTTACGCTCCTATAATCGTGGGAGCTTGGTACACCACAGAAAGTGGCATTTATTTGATCAGATTATGTTTACGATGCCTTTTTTTGAATCGCGAGCAAACCATTTGGAATTTGAATCCGCCAATATTTTTGATGCCTTTTTTTTAAAAGAATACAAAGGCAGATATAAAGGCACGCCTTTTAGAACCTATGCTGGCGAAAAACACAAAGGTGGCTATAGCGATCATTTTCCGGTGTATATGATGTTGAAGAAGTAA
- a CDS encoding carboxypeptidase-like regulatory domain-containing protein — protein MKKITRLLFLAVAILFTGMTMAQSTVSGTIMDAEMNAPLPGANIIEKGTTNGVSSNFDGEFTITTSTTNATLVISFVGYGTKTVTVTGNQDLGNIVLTSDNTLEEVVIVGSGVIDLAEDRTTPIAVSTIKASEIQQKAGNFDLPALLKTTPSIQVVQNGGFGESQMFLRGFDQTNTAFLLNGQPINGMEDGKMYWSNWQGVTEVANAIQVQRGLGASKLAISSVGGTVNIVTKTIDKKEGGFVEQMVGNDNYIKSTAYFSTGVSDKGWSFSGLLGHWQGDGYVDYTQGQGQTYFLSVGYQAGENHSLNFLLTGAPQWHAAAGGARISEFLESDRGRRYNSWNFDGVDSPNTLHGGAYPGGRNIYHKPVANLNWDWTINDKSSLSTVLYGSMGRGSFAQAITDRNTDEFLYVRGSNNNHNWAGLVTSYNNQLTENLNLNIGADVRLYNGFHFRDIREFVNPNINSVSANSAYNGGDYQLTEAGGINPWEVFFNPNTDHTQRFGYDYEEKINYAGVFGQLEYVKDNFSAFFQGAVSNQSHVRTEFLNAELEGVSEDSEKVNNLGFNLKAGAAYEISSMHKVFANVGYYSRQPFHDTLYQNDRSSNELLSPEAENEEITGFEVGYQFNGGRRISANLNAYHTTWDNVVKYRSNGRDGVDFLSFQTLGVKQVHYGVELEVMTRPLDNLRLNGFLSLGEWQFKDNATQRTFNQDGTQIGDDEEIVIDGFSVGEAAQVTAGINGSYEFLPRTSFDAAWNWNNDIFSSGSLELAPLSLPSYDTVDAGFSYKMLVGKNNQKSIQFRLNVNNVFDEVYLEAVNGNTQASANPEENYKGVNTSNNGRFGYGRTWNTSIRFNF, from the coding sequence ATGAAAAAAATTACAAGATTATTATTTTTAGCAGTAGCGATTTTGTTTACTGGTATGACAATGGCTCAAAGTACTGTATCAGGTACAATCATGGATGCCGAAATGAACGCGCCACTACCTGGTGCCAACATCATTGAAAAAGGTACTACCAACGGTGTGTCTTCTAATTTTGATGGAGAATTTACAATTACTACTAGCACGACAAATGCAACATTGGTAATTTCTTTTGTAGGTTACGGAACCAAAACTGTAACAGTAACAGGAAATCAAGATTTAGGTAATATTGTTTTAACTAGTGATAATACGTTAGAGGAAGTTGTTATTGTAGGATCTGGTGTTATTGATTTAGCCGAGGATAGAACAACACCAATTGCTGTTTCTACTATAAAGGCTTCAGAAATTCAACAAAAGGCGGGTAATTTTGATTTACCTGCATTATTAAAAACAACACCTTCTATTCAGGTTGTTCAAAATGGTGGATTTGGTGAGAGTCAAATGTTTTTACGTGGTTTCGACCAAACAAACACGGCTTTCTTATTAAATGGTCAACCAATTAATGGTATGGAAGATGGTAAGATGTATTGGTCTAACTGGCAGGGTGTAACGGAAGTTGCCAATGCTATTCAAGTACAACGTGGTTTAGGAGCATCAAAATTAGCTATCTCATCTGTTGGTGGTACGGTAAACATTGTTACTAAAACTATTGATAAAAAAGAAGGTGGTTTTGTAGAGCAGATGGTAGGAAATGATAACTACATCAAATCTACTGCCTATTTCTCAACAGGTGTGAGTGATAAGGGCTGGTCTTTTTCTGGATTATTAGGTCACTGGCAAGGTGATGGTTATGTAGATTATACCCAAGGTCAAGGTCAAACATACTTTTTATCTGTTGGTTACCAAGCTGGCGAAAATCACTCTTTAAACTTCTTATTAACTGGCGCGCCACAATGGCATGCAGCAGCAGGAGGAGCGCGTATTAGCGAATTTTTAGAAAGCGATAGAGGTAGACGTTATAATTCATGGAATTTTGACGGTGTGGATAGCCCAAATACATTACATGGTGGTGCATATCCAGGAGGTCGTAATATTTACCACAAACCAGTTGCTAACTTAAACTGGGATTGGACAATAAATGATAAATCATCTTTATCAACGGTGCTTTACGGTTCTATGGGTCGTGGTAGTTTTGCACAAGCAATTACGGACAGAAATACAGATGAGTTTTTGTATGTAAGAGGTTCAAATAATAACCACAACTGGGCTGGTTTAGTGACAAGCTATAACAATCAGTTAACAGAAAACTTAAATTTAAACATTGGTGCTGATGTCCGTTTGTATAATGGTTTTCACTTTAGAGATATTAGAGAATTTGTAAATCCTAACATAAATTCAGTAAGTGCTAATAGTGCCTATAATGGTGGAGATTATCAATTAACGGAAGCTGGTGGAATTAACCCATGGGAAGTGTTCTTTAATCCAAACACAGATCACACACAACGTTTTGGTTATGATTACGAAGAAAAAATTAATTATGCAGGTGTTTTTGGACAATTAGAATATGTTAAAGATAATTTTTCAGCCTTTTTTCAAGGTGCAGTATCTAACCAGTCTCACGTAAGAACAGAGTTTTTAAATGCCGAACTTGAAGGTGTTTCTGAAGATTCTGAAAAAGTGAATAATTTAGGTTTTAACCTAAAAGCTGGTGCGGCTTATGAAATTAGCTCAATGCATAAAGTATTTGCTAATGTTGGTTATTACTCACGTCAACCATTCCATGATACTCTATACCAAAACGATAGAAGTAGTAATGAGTTATTATCACCAGAAGCGGAAAATGAAGAAATTACTGGTTTCGAAGTTGGATACCAATTTAATGGTGGTCGTCGTATTTCTGCTAATTTAAATGCGTACCATACTACTTGGGATAATGTGGTTAAGTATAGAAGTAATGGTAGGGATGGTGTTGATTTCTTAAGTTTCCAAACACTAGGTGTAAAACAAGTACACTACGGTGTTGAACTTGAAGTAATGACACGTCCACTTGATAATTTAAGATTAAATGGATTCTTATCTTTAGGTGAATGGCAGTTTAAAGACAATGCTACTCAAAGAACATTTAATCAAGATGGTACTCAAATTGGTGATGACGAAGAAATCGTGATTGATGGTTTCAGTGTTGGTGAGGCTGCTCAAGTTACTGCTGGTATTAATGGTAGTTATGAGTTCTTACCTAGAACAAGTTTTGATGCTGCTTGGAATTGGAATAATGATATATTCTCTTCAGGTTCATTAGAATTAGCTCCACTTTCATTACCTTCTTATGATACAGTTGATGCTGGTTTTTCATATAAAATGTTAGTAGGTAAAAACAATCAGAAATCTATTCAATTCCGCTTGAACGTAAACAACGTTTTTGATGAAGTTTATTTAGAGGCTGTTAATGGAAATACACAAGCTTCTGCTAATCCTGAAGAAAATTATAAAGGTGTAAACACAAGTAATAATGGTCGTTTTGGTTACGGAAGAACTTGGAATACAAGTATCCGTTTTAACTTCTAA
- a CDS encoding carboxypeptidase regulatory-like domain-containing protein: MKKSLIVFLFGFFATITAFAQQTVVKGSVTEAISFDPIRNVTVTIEGTDITTTTDENGMFEFSSNLPLGDQILRISKDEYVFKRYPIVINEGQTVNITDMTLERDTSADLFTINLTDDELDDESGGLDNISGLLQSSQDVFQRTAAFEWSSSFYRVRGLDSENGSVLINGIEMNKIYDGRPQWSDWGGLNDMLRNQELTTGLAPSAYNFGGILGTTNMNVRASQYREGGRVTYSSSNRSYTNRVMASYASGLLEGGWSYAAMGGRRWGNEGYQDATLYDANSFFIAIEKQINDKHSLNFTSMYTPNRRGKSSPNTQEVYDLKDIKYNEYWGWLDGEKKNSRIKEIEEPILMLNHYWDIGSKTTLNTNVGYQFGKIGNSRLDYGGGANPSPAYYQDLPSYFLADNDGPDYAGAYIAEQNFMNGGQIDWERILDANITNASVGDTNAYVLYEDRQDDKQITVNSIFNTEINDNIILNAAVNYKNLKSENFGEIIDLLGGNGVLNVDSFDNYQYDNQNPNRVIGEGDKFRYNYNIFAEVISGYAQAQFKYSKVDFYLSGSVTSTSYQREGLWENSAFLGNLSLGKGEKLNFTGVGAKAGLTYKITGKHLIDVNGGYLTKAPTIRNTYSNSRDNNSVVDNITEEKITSFDASYIFRSPIVKAKLTGYYTKIEDANEIGFYYADGITNVGEEFNDTSAFVQEVLQGVDKKHIGAELGIEAQVTPTIKLKGVAAVGQYTYDNNPDLYLTSTSFGRTQTFTSNLKDYKIAGGPQQAYSLGFEYRDPDYWFFGATVNYLANAYIDVSPLLRTQNFYLANDGLPINNYDEDVATELLKQEEIDAYFTVNLTGGKSWKIGDYYIGVFASVNNLLDEIYKTGGFEQGRNANYNELLADNQTPKRQFGPKYWYGRGATYFVNVNFRF, from the coding sequence ATGAAAAAAAGTTTAATTGTTTTTTTATTCGGATTTTTCGCAACAATTACTGCATTTGCTCAACAAACAGTAGTAAAAGGAAGTGTCACAGAAGCCATTTCCTTCGATCCAATTCGAAATGTAACTGTTACCATTGAAGGTACAGACATTACAACCACAACTGATGAAAACGGTATGTTTGAATTTTCTTCAAATTTACCATTGGGAGATCAGATTTTAAGAATATCTAAAGACGAGTATGTCTTTAAAAGATATCCAATTGTCATTAATGAAGGGCAAACGGTAAATATTACTGATATGACTCTAGAAAGAGATACATCGGCTGATTTATTTACTATTAACCTAACAGATGATGAATTGGATGACGAATCTGGTGGACTTGATAATATTTCAGGTTTACTACAATCTTCTCAAGATGTGTTTCAAAGAACAGCAGCTTTTGAATGGAGTTCTTCCTTTTATAGAGTAAGAGGTTTAGATTCTGAAAACGGTTCGGTTTTGATTAACGGTATCGAAATGAATAAGATTTATGATGGTAGACCGCAATGGAGTGATTGGGGTGGATTAAATGACATGCTTCGTAACCAGGAATTAACAACTGGTTTAGCACCTTCAGCTTATAATTTTGGTGGTATTTTAGGTACAACTAATATGAATGTTCGTGCATCACAATATCGTGAAGGCGGCCGTGTAACCTATTCATCTTCAAATAGAAGTTATACAAACCGTGTTATGGCTAGTTATGCATCTGGTTTATTAGAAGGTGGTTGGTCTTACGCTGCAATGGGCGGAAGACGTTGGGGAAATGAAGGTTATCAAGACGCAACGTTGTATGATGCCAATTCGTTCTTCATAGCCATTGAAAAACAAATCAATGACAAGCACAGCTTGAACTTTACATCTATGTACACGCCAAATCGTCGTGGAAAATCGTCGCCTAATACACAAGAGGTTTACGATTTAAAAGATATTAAATACAACGAATATTGGGGTTGGTTAGATGGTGAAAAGAAAAATTCACGAATCAAAGAAATTGAAGAACCTATTTTAATGTTGAATCACTATTGGGACATTGGTAGTAAAACTACTTTAAATACCAATGTGGGTTATCAATTTGGTAAAATAGGAAATAGCCGTTTAGATTATGGGGGTGGAGCAAATCCAAGCCCTGCTTATTACCAAGATTTACCAAGTTACTTTTTAGCGGATAATGATGGTCCTGATTATGCAGGCGCTTATATTGCTGAACAAAATTTTATGAATGGTGGCCAGATTGATTGGGAACGTATTTTAGATGCCAATATTACCAATGCGTCAGTAGGTGATACAAATGCCTATGTATTATATGAAGACCGTCAAGATGATAAGCAAATAACGGTGAATTCTATTTTCAACACGGAAATTAATGATAACATTATTTTAAATGCCGCTGTAAATTACAAAAACTTAAAGTCAGAAAACTTTGGTGAAATAATAGATTTATTAGGCGGTAATGGTGTTTTAAACGTGGATTCGTTTGACAACTACCAATATGACAACCAAAACCCCAACCGCGTTATTGGTGAAGGTGATAAATTCCGTTACAACTATAATATTTTTGCAGAGGTTATTTCAGGATATGCTCAAGCACAATTTAAATATAGTAAAGTAGATTTCTACCTTTCAGGAAGTGTAACAAGTACATCTTATCAACGTGAAGGCCTTTGGGAAAACAGCGCGTTTCTAGGCAACTTATCTCTAGGAAAAGGTGAGAAGTTAAACTTTACTGGTGTCGGCGCAAAAGCTGGACTTACGTATAAAATAACTGGAAAACACTTAATAGATGTGAATGGTGGCTATCTTACAAAAGCACCAACTATTAGAAATACATATTCTAATTCAAGAGATAACAATAGTGTAGTTGATAATATAACAGAAGAAAAAATCACATCGTTTGATGCTAGTTATATTTTCAGATCTCCAATTGTGAAGGCTAAATTAACAGGTTACTACACGAAAATTGAAGATGCCAATGAAATAGGATTCTATTATGCTGACGGTATTACCAACGTTGGTGAAGAGTTTAACGATACATCTGCATTTGTTCAAGAAGTTTTACAAGGTGTGGATAAAAAGCACATTGGTGCCGAATTAGGTATTGAAGCTCAAGTAACACCAACTATTAAGTTAAAAGGTGTCGCGGCAGTAGGTCAATATACTTATGATAACAACCCTGATTTATATTTAACGTCTACAAGTTTTGGTAGAACTCAAACATTTACATCTAATTTAAAAGATTATAAAATAGCAGGTGGACCACAACAAGCGTATTCTCTTGGTTTTGAATATCGCGATCCTGACTATTGGTTTTTTGGAGCAACGGTTAATTATTTAGCAAATGCGTATATAGATGTGAGTCCATTGTTAAGAACGCAAAACTTTTATTTAGCTAACGATGGTTTACCAATTAATAATTATGATGAAGACGTAGCAACCGAATTATTAAAGCAAGAAGAAATTGATGCGTATTTTACTGTAAACTTAACAGGTGGAAAATCTTGGAAAATTGGCGATTACTACATTGGTGTATTTGCAAGTGTAAATAACCTATTAGATGAGATTTACAAAACAGGTGGTTTTGAACAAGGTAGAAATGCCAATTACAACGAATTGTTAGCTGACAATCAGACACCTAAACGTCAATTTGGACCAAAATACTGGTATGGACGTGGTGCTACTTATTTTGTAAATGTTAACTTTAGATTCTAA